A section of the Quatrionicoccus australiensis genome encodes:
- the galE gene encoding UDP-glucose 4-epimerase GalE, with amino-acid sequence MRVLIVGGAGYIGSHMVWLLGEKGVELVTLDNLSGGYRDAVSYGNFVHGDISDRLILDQVFSDYKFDVVMHFASYIQVGESVRNPAKYYQNNVSNTLNLLNSMVAHGVNKFIFSSTAAIFGEPKYTPIDEGHPKQPINPYGRSKFMIEEVLSDYRNSYGLNSVCLRYFNAAGAHPDGMIGERHDPETHLIPLVLQAASGRRSGITLYGSDYDTPDGTCIRDYVHVMDLAEAHWLAIKYLFGGGESTAFNLGNGAGYSVNEVIKSAERITGRSISIIQGERRDGDPARLVADSSKIKAQLGWDPRFSDLDTIVKHAWNWEKNR; translated from the coding sequence ATGCGGGTCCTAATTGTTGGTGGTGCGGGATATATCGGTTCCCATATGGTATGGCTGCTTGGTGAAAAAGGGGTTGAATTAGTTACCTTGGATAATTTATCTGGTGGCTATCGAGACGCGGTTTCTTACGGAAATTTTGTTCATGGAGATATTTCTGACCGACTAATTCTCGATCAGGTATTTTCTGATTATAAATTTGATGTTGTTATGCACTTCGCGTCATATATACAGGTTGGTGAGTCAGTAAGAAACCCGGCTAAGTATTACCAAAATAATGTTTCGAATACGCTGAATCTTTTAAATTCTATGGTGGCTCATGGTGTTAATAAGTTTATTTTTTCGTCTACAGCCGCTATATTTGGTGAGCCAAAATATACGCCCATCGACGAAGGCCATCCAAAGCAACCAATTAATCCCTATGGCCGTAGTAAATTTATGATTGAAGAGGTGTTGTCTGATTACCGTAATTCCTACGGATTAAATTCTGTATGTTTAAGGTATTTTAACGCTGCGGGAGCTCATCCGGACGGGATGATTGGCGAGCGGCATGATCCAGAAACCCATTTAATTCCTCTTGTTTTGCAAGCTGCTTCAGGGCGGCGATCTGGTATCACATTATACGGTAGCGACTACGATACTCCGGATGGAACATGCATTCGTGATTACGTTCACGTCATGGATCTCGCTGAGGCACATTGGTTGGCGATTAAGTATTTATTCGGTGGCGGTGAGTCTACTGCATTTAATCTTGGTAACGGTGCGGGGTATTCCGTAAATGAGGTAATAAAATCTGCAGAAAGAATTACAGGAAGATCTATTTCTATCATACAAGGTGAGCGGCGTGATGGAGATCCTGCTAGATTAGTTGCAGACTCTTCCAAGATCAAAGCTCAGCTTGGCTGGGATCCTCGTTTTTCTGACTTAGATACCATTGTTAAACATGCATGGAACTGGGAAAAAAATCGGTAA
- a CDS encoding sialidase family protein: MKNLFISFFFWVGIVDASPPGVVVAHSLASSHIYLGSPSIIISPCGRPMITYDSFGSGSKENTTYIKDSADGGKTWNDLAVVKDQYWSSVFIHDEALYIIGTSRVGGKISIRRSSDCGRTWTVPIDPSSGLSSIKGRFFSAPVPVIRYKNRYWRSFENHDPAGFQSLVLSIPTDGDLLNTDRWTVTNFLKGNSNWLSGKFKGWLEGSLIVSPDGRIKNVMRVYYNDLPEKVAFVDVDDSNMSISFSEGDGFVDFPGGGKKFSLKFDQASRRYIAFTNIVLPEYIGMNYERVRNVLAMISSSDLKKWSIAKIVLAHSDVSNHGFQYADWIIVGDDIYLAIRTAYDDDSGGADNQHNSNFITFHRFSNYKKFLN; encoded by the coding sequence ATGAAAAATTTATTTATTTCATTTTTTTTTTGGGTAGGGATCGTTGATGCATCCCCTCCTGGTGTTGTCGTTGCACACAGTTTAGCTAGTAGCCATATTTATCTAGGGTCGCCTTCTATAATTATTTCACCGTGCGGCCGTCCAATGATTACATACGATAGCTTTGGGTCAGGATCTAAGGAAAATACCACTTATATAAAAGACTCAGCGGACGGAGGTAAAACTTGGAACGATCTTGCGGTAGTAAAAGATCAGTACTGGTCGTCTGTTTTTATTCATGATGAAGCTTTATATATTATTGGGACTTCAAGGGTTGGAGGGAAAATAAGTATTCGTCGTTCTAGTGATTGTGGTAGGACATGGACAGTACCAATTGACCCATCATCAGGTCTGTCGAGTATTAAAGGTCGTTTTTTTTCTGCCCCAGTTCCAGTCATTCGATATAAAAATAGATATTGGAGATCCTTTGAGAATCATGATCCAGCGGGATTTCAATCTTTAGTTTTGTCGATTCCAACAGATGGTGATTTGCTAAACACCGATAGATGGACTGTAACTAATTTTCTTAAAGGTAATAGTAATTGGTTATCCGGAAAATTTAAAGGTTGGCTTGAAGGTAGTTTGATCGTTTCTCCTGATGGGAGAATAAAGAATGTTATGCGTGTTTATTATAACGATCTGCCTGAAAAGGTCGCTTTTGTAGATGTGGATGATTCAAATATGTCCATTTCATTTTCCGAAGGTGACGGTTTTGTAGATTTTCCCGGTGGCGGTAAGAAGTTCTCACTTAAGTTCGATCAAGCTTCCAGGAGGTATATTGCATTTACAAATATTGTTTTACCTGAGTATATTGGAATGAATTATGAACGAGTCAGAAATGTTCTGGCTATGATTTCATCCTCTGATTTAAAAAAATGGAGCATAGCTAAAATTGTTTTAGCTCACTCAGATGTATCTAATCATGGTTTTCAATACGCAGATTGGATTATTGTTGGCGACGATATTTATCTGGCGATAAGAACTGCTTATGATGATGATAGTGGCGGGGCCGATAATCAGCATAATTCGAACTTTATAACATTTCATAGGTTTTCGAATTACAAAAAATTTTTAAATTAA
- a CDS encoding glycosyltransferase family protein, which translates to MKVFLLHPGKANYPEIAAYSEYFKTKYNCEFLVGKESDFEKIDNKRDYVVWCIMGFYPNRIDCKKLIHDYRSLSVGRFCALKDIVKRFFNASPDLRIFQNEKIEKVMGFKDGVKSILIPMGVPAWIFEINKKKSKRKNDLIELCYIGEMSVERKFDKLLDSYVAWANNNAQSGIRTDLVLVGTPDESIFKKYSSIDSIKFAGRHTQRDALQIVKNSDFSICYFPYHRPHKYQTPTKLLEYAALGGKIICNDSPSNLDTINLLKLNCLVTGKNIFDDLDIESIYSIRDEDGNYLKERISWGEVLDKSGLYEVISDMQ; encoded by the coding sequence ATGAAGGTATTTTTGTTGCATCCAGGAAAGGCAAATTATCCGGAAATTGCCGCTTATTCTGAATATTTTAAAACAAAATATAACTGCGAGTTTCTCGTTGGTAAAGAAAGTGATTTCGAAAAAATAGATAACAAAAGAGATTATGTTGTCTGGTGCATAATGGGGTTTTATCCAAACCGCATAGATTGCAAAAAGTTAATACATGATTACCGTTCATTGTCTGTCGGACGCTTTTGTGCTTTGAAGGACATAGTTAAACGATTTTTCAATGCTAGCCCTGATCTAAGAATATTTCAAAATGAGAAAATAGAGAAAGTTATGGGGTTCAAGGATGGTGTTAAATCAATTCTAATTCCGATGGGGGTTCCTGCTTGGATATTCGAAATAAATAAAAAAAAATCAAAGAGAAAAAATGATTTAATCGAGTTATGTTACATCGGAGAGATGAGCGTAGAGCGAAAGTTTGACAAATTATTAGACTCATATGTGGCATGGGCAAATAATAATGCACAAAGTGGAATAAGAACGGATTTGGTTTTAGTTGGAACCCCCGATGAATCTATTTTCAAAAAATATTCATCAATTGATTCAATCAAATTTGCGGGTAGGCATACGCAAAGAGATGCTCTACAGATTGTAAAGAATTCTGATTTTTCTATTTGCTATTTCCCATATCATCGCCCTCACAAATATCAAACACCAACCAAGTTATTAGAATATGCAGCTTTAGGTGGGAAAATTATCTGCAATGATAGTCCTTCTAATTTGGACACAATAAACCTGCTAAAATTAAATTGTTTGGTAACGGGAAAGAATATTTTTGATGATTTGGATATTGAGTCAATATATTCTATTCGCGACGAAGATGGAAATTACTTAAAAGAACGCATCTCATGGGGGGAGGTGTTAGATAAATCTGGCTTGTACGAAGTAATTTCGGATATGCAATAA
- a CDS encoding serine O-acetyltransferase, whose translation MSDLLRLVLNDIKVNPFFKSKVIVVLYRIAHYFSMGPFYLKLLGIPAIFFYIFLTEWILGVEIHPKTKIGKNFRIFHGCGLVINGYSHIGDDCIVRQGVTIGNILKKNGEISGAPKIGSGVEFGANSQVLGDVVIGDFARIGAGAVVITDVPSGATAVGVPARVILGRN comes from the coding sequence ATGTCTGATTTACTACGACTTGTTTTAAATGATATTAAAGTTAATCCGTTTTTTAAAAGTAAAGTAATCGTCGTCTTGTACCGAATAGCTCATTATTTTTCAATGGGGCCTTTTTACCTTAAACTGCTTGGAATTCCCGCAATATTTTTTTATATTTTCTTAACTGAATGGATTTTGGGCGTAGAGATTCATCCAAAAACAAAAATCGGAAAAAATTTTCGAATTTTTCACGGTTGTGGTTTAGTTATTAACGGATACAGTCACATTGGTGACGATTGCATTGTTCGGCAAGGGGTAACTATTGGGAATATCCTGAAGAAAAACGGCGAGATTAGCGGAGCGCCTAAAATTGGATCAGGAGTAGAGTTTGGTGCAAACTCTCAAGTATTGGGTGATGTCGTGATCGGGGATTTCGCGAGAATTGGCGCCGGTGCAGTAGTAATAACAGATGTACCATCTGGAGCGACTGCAGTTGGGGTTCCCGCAAGAGTGATTTTAGGAAGGAATTGA
- a CDS encoding glycosyltransferase has translation MNIVNIVEATATGTLSMVALLSASQCEKGHDVCVIYSKRPESPLNIKDVFDERVRLINIQMDGKLNKIYSIIKMAILLNRIGPDAVFLHSSFAGFLGRVAGLFCFGNARFYYVPHCISMMRQDISNLKRLFFSILEIFASIKKCDYVACSRSELSVIKKYIPFRLCHLLENSVNFPPVNVSNKIESNGVVKVITVGQIRKQKNPQLFSKLSEVMRDEDFNVEFIWVGDGDSEEKNSLLKSGVQVTGWVEREKVFDLLKNANIYLSTSLWEGMPVSIIEAQLMGLPVVASSCAGNIDVVEHGVTGFLFDSTDSAISCLVELIGNEEKFKSIAMEANVRARDRFGYDRYSSAAEKLLGSY, from the coding sequence ATGAATATAGTAAATATTGTAGAAGCGACGGCTACCGGGACGTTATCAATGGTAGCTCTCTTAAGTGCCTCCCAATGCGAAAAGGGTCATGATGTTTGCGTGATTTATTCTAAGCGTCCTGAATCACCACTCAATATCAAAGACGTTTTTGATGAAAGAGTGCGTTTAATTAATATTCAGATGGATGGCAAACTTAATAAAATTTATTCGATTATTAAAATGGCTATCCTACTTAATCGTATTGGTCCCGACGCTGTCTTCTTACATTCTTCTTTTGCCGGGTTTTTAGGGCGAGTTGCTGGTTTGTTTTGTTTCGGTAATGCGCGATTTTATTATGTGCCTCATTGTATCTCCATGATGAGGCAAGATATAAGTAATTTAAAGCGTTTGTTTTTTTCTATTTTAGAGATTTTCGCATCAATTAAGAAATGTGATTATGTGGCTTGCTCGAGAAGTGAGCTTTCAGTAATTAAAAAATATATTCCTTTTAGGTTGTGCCATCTGCTTGAGAATTCAGTTAATTTTCCTCCTGTTAATGTCTCGAATAAGATTGAATCAAATGGTGTTGTGAAAGTAATAACAGTCGGGCAAATTAGAAAGCAAAAAAATCCCCAGCTATTTTCGAAGTTATCCGAAGTTATGAGGGATGAAGATTTTAATGTTGAATTTATATGGGTTGGAGATGGTGATTCAGAAGAAAAGAATAGCCTTCTTAAATCAGGAGTACAGGTAACAGGTTGGGTCGAAAGAGAGAAAGTTTTTGATCTGTTAAAAAATGCAAATATTTATTTGTCTACCTCCCTGTGGGAGGGCATGCCCGTTTCTATAATTGAAGCCCAGCTGATGGGATTACCCGTTGTTGCATCTTCCTGCGCTGGGAATATCGATGTGGTTGAGCATGGTGTAACTGGATTTTTATTCGATAGTACTGATTCAGCCATTTCGTGTTTGGTTGAACTGATTGGGAACGAAGAAAAATTTAAATCTATCGCTATGGAAGCAAATGTTCGAGCTCGCGATCGATTCGGTTACGATAGATATTCAAGTGCAGCAGAAAAGCTGCTAGGTTCGTATTAA
- a CDS encoding KpsF/GutQ family sugar-phosphate isomerase has protein sequence MIDYINIAKRVIEIEASGVAGLAKNLDSSFNTAISQIINSKGRVIICGMGKSGIVGRKISATLASTGTPSFFMHPAEAYHGDLGMVAQEDVFIAISYSGETDELLKLIPFLKNNRNYIVSLTGYNNSSLAKAADCNLNIQVLEEACPLQLAPTASTTATLAMGDALAVTLMTVRGFKPENFARFHPGGSLGRRLLSTVGDEMIRDNLPLVSPGSKVIDLMQAMTLGKLGIAIVYDGYVLGIITDGDIRRSIQKCGNLIFELVAEDFMTKSPTSVPIQTRVEDALVLMGKKQITTLLVYDDNALVGVFKK, from the coding sequence ATGATTGATTATATTAATATAGCTAAGCGGGTAATAGAAATTGAAGCAAGTGGAGTTGCTGGCCTGGCTAAGAATTTGGATTCTTCATTCAATACAGCTATTTCGCAGATAATTAACTCGAAGGGCCGGGTTATTATTTGCGGAATGGGAAAGTCTGGAATTGTTGGTCGAAAAATATCTGCAACTTTAGCAAGTACTGGCACGCCCAGCTTTTTTATGCATCCAGCCGAGGCTTATCACGGCGATCTTGGCATGGTAGCTCAAGAAGATGTATTCATTGCTATATCTTACTCGGGTGAAACAGATGAGCTATTGAAACTGATTCCTTTTTTAAAGAACAATAGAAATTACATCGTTTCTCTGACTGGCTATAATAATTCCAGCCTTGCAAAGGCGGCTGACTGTAATCTGAATATACAAGTATTGGAGGAGGCGTGTCCATTGCAATTGGCTCCTACTGCGTCTACGACAGCTACTTTAGCTATGGGGGATGCTCTAGCGGTTACGCTCATGACTGTTAGAGGCTTTAAGCCGGAGAATTTTGCGAGATTTCATCCCGGAGGATCCCTTGGGAGACGGTTATTGTCGACCGTTGGAGATGAAATGATTAGAGATAATTTGCCACTGGTTTCGCCTGGGTCGAAAGTCATCGATCTGATGCAAGCGATGACTTTGGGGAAATTAGGAATTGCCATAGTTTACGATGGGTATGTTTTAGGAATAATTACTGATGGCGATATCCGTAGATCAATTCAAAAATGTGGAAATTTGATTTTTGAATTGGTTGCCGAAGATTTCATGACTAAAAGTCCTACATCTGTTCCTATTCAAACTAGAGTGGAAGATGCTCTTGTATTGATGGGTAAAAAGCAAATTACTACGCTTCTTGTTTATGATGACAATGCACTTGTTGGCGTTTTTAAAAAATGA
- a CDS encoding NAD-dependent epimerase/dehydratase family protein translates to MRYKTCVVFGGSGFIGSHFILHLLKNNLADRILIADIAEPRSDFNIVDARLEYFNLDVRTNFDTWCLPQEVDLIANFAAVHREPGHELFEYYETNILGAENICSWAELVGCNTIIFTSSIAPYGPSEEVKTEDSLPTPHSPYGGSKLVAEKIHMVWEKANSNRVLVIVRPGVVFGPGERGNVTRLIKATLRRYFFYMGNCDTRKSGGYVKELILTMFWALSKFEKCGGVFLYNFMMKTPPSVKNYVDTVCEVAGIKRWIPSLPFRLLLLISYAVEGLAVPLGIKQPISPVRIRKLVRSNNIQPAVLISNGYVYKYNLLSAMQDWRADRPSEWR, encoded by the coding sequence ATGAGATACAAAACTTGCGTTGTATTTGGTGGTTCCGGATTTATTGGGAGTCACTTTATCTTGCATTTGTTAAAAAATAATTTGGCAGATCGAATTTTGATAGCTGATATAGCTGAACCTAGATCAGATTTCAATATAGTTGATGCGCGACTTGAATACTTTAACTTAGATGTAAGAACAAATTTTGATACCTGGTGTTTGCCTCAAGAGGTAGATTTAATCGCTAACTTCGCCGCTGTTCATAGAGAACCCGGTCATGAGCTTTTTGAATATTATGAAACAAATATATTGGGCGCAGAAAATATTTGCTCTTGGGCGGAGCTTGTAGGATGTAATACGATTATTTTTACCAGCAGTATTGCTCCTTATGGACCATCCGAGGAGGTTAAAACTGAGGATTCATTACCTACGCCTCATAGTCCATATGGAGGATCTAAGCTTGTTGCCGAGAAAATTCATATGGTATGGGAAAAGGCAAATTCAAATCGGGTTTTGGTAATTGTTCGACCTGGTGTCGTTTTTGGCCCTGGTGAGCGAGGAAATGTTACGAGGCTCATTAAGGCTACGTTGCGCAGATATTTCTTTTATATGGGGAATTGTGATACTAGGAAATCGGGTGGTTATGTTAAGGAACTGATTTTGACAATGTTTTGGGCATTAAGTAAATTCGAAAAGTGTGGCGGTGTGTTTTTATATAATTTTATGATGAAAACCCCGCCGTCTGTTAAAAACTATGTCGACACTGTTTGTGAAGTCGCCGGTATTAAACGGTGGATTCCTTCTTTACCATTTCGTTTGTTGTTGTTAATTTCTTACGCTGTTGAAGGACTGGCGGTCCCCTTAGGTATCAAGCAGCCAATTAGTCCAGTGAGAATTCGTAAATTGGTTCGTTCTAATAATATTCAGCCCGCTGTTTTAATATCGAATGGATATGTTTACAAATATAACCTTCTTTCAGCTATGCAGGACTGGAGAGCTGATCGACCGAGTGAGTGGCGTTAG
- a CDS encoding capsular polysaccharide export protein, LipB/KpsS family — protein MILLVVDSMERHRFFYRLACSLQKEGRHVVFLVSEPLSYLLLKNKGFSAYYPSRFFSGNKKINIDAEEKIKFSIEVVNEVIPSERAISDYFSVYSLLEKIIGELNINRVLMWNGQQLICRAITEACRLNHVDLGFFEISNLPNKLFYDPAGVNALSDLAKHPELLDKYDEITDEFHENWMSLYEAYKARPIPQSVKSMRSKLLSFFNYLLKYLSFGVGRVNFEFLKKNKKLLIPKSKFSSISSDELNSIRYIFLPLQVSGDTQVKLHSDFDNLGAINFANTLAKEHGLKLLVKVHPAENNSTHLDKILKLMDDLKFEMVNVGTIDLIKSSELIVTINSTVGLEAMLYQKNLIVLGRCFYKSFDRSRLLKYIHKFLIDRVDYFGSDDIPDEACMRIFEIVGNRDV, from the coding sequence ATGATTTTATTGGTCGTTGATTCGATGGAGCGCCATCGGTTTTTCTATAGGTTGGCATGCAGCCTACAGAAAGAAGGACGTCATGTAGTATTTTTGGTAAGCGAGCCGTTAAGTTATCTTCTATTAAAAAACAAAGGATTTAGTGCGTATTACCCAAGTAGATTTTTTAGTGGCAACAAAAAAATTAATATCGATGCAGAAGAAAAAATAAAATTTTCGATAGAAGTAGTAAATGAGGTAATTCCTTCGGAAAGAGCTATTTCAGACTATTTTTCAGTATATTCACTCTTGGAAAAAATAATTGGTGAGTTGAATATAAATAGAGTTTTAATGTGGAACGGTCAGCAACTAATCTGCAGAGCAATTACGGAGGCTTGTAGATTGAATCATGTTGATTTGGGATTTTTCGAAATATCAAATTTGCCAAATAAGCTGTTCTATGATCCCGCTGGTGTTAATGCACTCTCGGATTTGGCTAAACATCCAGAATTACTGGATAAATATGATGAAATTACTGATGAATTTCACGAAAATTGGATGAGTTTGTATGAGGCATATAAAGCTAGGCCAATTCCACAATCTGTAAAATCAATGAGAAGCAAATTACTTTCATTTTTTAATTATCTATTGAAATATTTGTCTTTTGGCGTAGGTAGAGTAAATTTTGAATTTTTGAAAAAAAATAAAAAATTGCTGATACCGAAATCAAAATTTAGTTCGATATCATCAGATGAGTTGAATTCGATTCGTTATATATTTTTGCCTCTACAAGTATCGGGAGATACTCAAGTTAAGCTTCACTCGGATTTCGATAATCTTGGGGCAATAAATTTTGCAAATACTTTGGCTAAAGAGCATGGCCTTAAGCTGCTAGTAAAAGTACACCCTGCAGAAAATAATAGTACGCATTTAGATAAGATTCTCAAACTAATGGATGATCTTAAATTCGAAATGGTCAATGTTGGAACGATCGATTTAATTAAATCATCTGAGTTGATAGTTACCATTAATTCGACGGTTGGTTTAGAAGCTATGCTATATCAGAAAAACTTGATCGTTTTGGGGCGTTGTTTTTATAAATCTTTTGATAGAAGTAGACTTTTAAAATATATACATAAATTCTTAATTGATCGGGTTGACTATTTTGGAAGTGATGATATCCCTGATGAAGCCTGTATGCGAATTTTCGAGATAGTGGGTAATCGAGATGTCTGA